The Thunnus thynnus chromosome 2, fThuThy2.1, whole genome shotgun sequence genome includes a region encoding these proteins:
- the LOC137190131 gene encoding uncharacterized protein yields MVFVVGDSHLRAIVDGFVSMPQGSLSFSFLSVPGGAAADLRTEVMHASLPWTPDAVCVCAPSNNLTASRTIGEAALDFGALLTTVCNLWPKVFVLDFPPRINTDPGLQDLLRQEYHRVTARMGLPYVSVAEHLPLHRLELCCHDGVYLSDTDGMPVMVEVLWDAAVRQLVPPPPEPRVSPRTSPRTRVSPRLVVTGHVPVPRHSDPWEWTVVGRECKAGTPTVRQSVIPSNPVWFSGAMLDAMEKVSPSSASDCTAAPAAGQVTFLQIICVYTAKS; encoded by the exons ATGGTGTTCGTCGTTGGAGACTCTCACCTGCGGGCCATCGTGGACGGATTTGTAAGTATGCCACAGggatctttgtctttttcttttctctctgttccaGGTGGAGCGGCAGCTGACCTGAGGACAGAGGTGATGCATGCTTCCCTCCCGTGGACCCCGGACgcggtctgtgtgtgtgccccgAGCAACAACCTCACTGCCAGCAGGACCATTGGTGAGGCAGCGTTGGACTTTGGTGCTCTCCTGACCACTGTCTGCAACCTCTGGCCCAAG GTGTTTGTGCTGGACTTCCCTCCACGCATCAACACTGATCCGGGCCTGCAGGACCTGCTGCGTCAGGAGTACCACCGTGTCACAGCACGCATGG GTCTCCCATATGTGTCTGTGGCAGAGCACCTCCCTCTGCATCGGTTGGAGCTGTGCTGCCACGACGGT GTGTACCTCAGCGACACCGATGGCATGCCAGTCATGGTGGAGGTGCTGTGGGATGCTGCGGTCCGCCAGCTGGTACCCCCTCCACCTGAGCCTCGGGTGTCTCCTCGGACGTCACCGCGTACCAGGGTTTCCCCCAGGCTGGTTGTGACGGGACATGTTCCCGTGCCTCGTCACAGCGACCCCTGGGAGTGGACAGTTGTTGGACGGGAGTGCAAG gcTGGAACACCTACGGTGCGACAGTCTGTCATCCCGTCCAACCCTGTGTGGTTCAGCGGTGCCATGTTGGATGCCATGGAGAAGGTTTCGCCTTCTTCTGCCTCTGACTgcactgctgctccagcagctggcCAGGTAACTTTCCTACAaattatatgtgtatatactgcCAAGAGCTAA